The nucleotide window CGGCCAGTGTCGCCTCCAGCGAGCTGAGGGCCAGGATTAGCACCGACAGCACGGCCACCGGCGCGAACTTGGCCCACAGGGGAGCGGCATGCAGGATCGATCTGCGCTCCACGTACGCGCCAAGCAGGCTTGCGTGCCCCCTCACAGCGGCCCTTCAACGGCCGCATCATGCAGACTGAGGTTCCGGTAGGCGGCGACTGCGTCGGCGGGCGCGCCGTCGAAAACCACCCGGCCGGAATCCACCACCAGGGTGCGCTCCGCCTGCAGCGCGAAGTCCAGCGAGTGGGTGGTGAAAATGACCTGCTGGGTAAGATCGAGGAACAGGCGCCGCACGCGTTCCTCATTGCGCAGGTCCAGAAGAGTGGTCGGTTCGTCGGCAACGAGGACTGCCGGATCGCACGCAAGGACTGTCGCGAGGGCCAGGAGTTGGCGTTCGCCGCCGGAGAGGTCGTACACACTCTGGTCCGCAAGATGGGCCAGACCGAACCGGGCAAGAACGTCACCGGCTGCAGTGCGCCGCTCCTCGCGGTTGCGGTGGCGCCGGCGCAGGGACAGCTCCACGTCTTCGCGCCCGGTGGGCATCACCAGCTGGGACAGCGGGTCCGTGAACATGAAGGCAACGCTTCGCCGGACCGCCGGGCCCTTGCGCGCGGTGTCCAGCCCGTCGACCGTCACCCGCCCGGACGTCGGCAGCACCAGCGAATTCATCAGCTTCAACAGGGTGGACTTGCCGGAACCGTTTGCGCCGATAATACTGATGCGTCGTTCGGCCAGCGACAGATTCAGCGGCGCCAGGATCTGTCGCGGTGCAGGATGGTCTGCCTGGACTGCCGCGTCGATGAACCGGATCATCGCGACTCAGCGCCGCGGCGCCGGACGGGACTGGAGACGGGGGAACGCCTTGATGACACTGAGTCCGATTGCGGCAGCTGCCAGGTTCTTCAGGACGTCCCCCGGGAGGAAAACGACGTCGGCTGCGACGGCCGCGGCGAGGTCAAGTTTTGCATTGACCATCATGCCGATGATCCCCAAAGGGTGCGTGATAAGAAGGCTGGTCACAGTGCAGGCCGCGAACAGAGCGAGGAACCGGTAGCGGGAGAACCGGCGGAAAACAATACGTGCGAGGAAGCCGACCACAAAGGCTGCAATGGGGAAGGCGATGATGTAACCGGCCGATGGGCCGAAGAGGACACCGATACCGCCTCGAAACTGGCTGAAGATCGGCAGGCCCGCGAGCGCAACGGCCACGTACAGGCTGAGGGCTGCTCCCGCCCGCCACGGGCCGAGCACAATTCCGGTCACCATGATCGCCAGCGTCTGCAGAGTGATGGGCACCCCCACCTGCCCCACCGGTATAGCGGGTAGGATGGCACTGGCGGCCACGACGGCTGCGAAGACCGCGATCAGCGAGAGATCGGTCGCATTCCAGGAAGAACGAGCCCGTGCCGGAGCATCGGTGGGTGTGGAATGCGGGGCCGGATTCGTCTGTTGCATCGTGACGCTTTCTGTGAGATCTACACAACGGTGAGCTGTTACTTACCGAGATTAGTGCGGAAAGAAGCAAACACTCTTGTAGGTTTCCTACAACATTGAGGTCCGGCCCACCGCGCCGGAACAGGAAAGGCCCAGCCACCGTGATTACCGTGTCGAATCTTGAATTGCGTGCGGGCGCAAGGCTGCTCATGGATCAGGTGTCCTTCCGGGTGGACCGGGGAGACAAGATCGGGCTCGTCGGGCGAAACGGCGCCGGCAAGACAACGCTGACCCGGGTATTAGCGGGGGAGGGTCTGCCGGCCGCCGGCACAATCACCCGCAACGGAGAGATCGGCTATCTGCCGCAGGACCCGCGCACTCCCAACATGGAGCAGCTGGCCCGTGACCGGATTCTTTCTGCCCGCAACCTGGACGTTGTCGTCCGGAAGCTGCGTGAGACGCAGGAGGAGATGGCAAGCGAC belongs to Arthrobacter tumbae and includes:
- a CDS encoding energy-coupling factor ABC transporter ATP-binding protein codes for the protein MIRFIDAAVQADHPAPRQILAPLNLSLAERRISIIGANGSGKSTLLKLMNSLVLPTSGRVTVDGLDTARKGPAVRRSVAFMFTDPLSQLVMPTGREDVELSLRRRHRNREERRTAAGDVLARFGLAHLADQSVYDLSGGERQLLALATVLACDPAVLVADEPTTLLDLRNEERVRRLFLDLTQQVIFTTHSLDFALQAERTLVVDSGRVVFDGAPADAVAAYRNLSLHDAAVEGPL
- a CDS encoding biotin transporter BioY — encoded protein: MQQTNPAPHSTPTDAPARARSSWNATDLSLIAVFAAVVAASAILPAIPVGQVGVPITLQTLAIMVTGIVLGPWRAGAALSLYVAVALAGLPIFSQFRGGIGVLFGPSAGYIIAFPIAAFVVGFLARIVFRRFSRYRFLALFAACTVTSLLITHPLGIIGMMVNAKLDLAAAVAADVVFLPGDVLKNLAAAAIGLSVIKAFPRLQSRPAPRR